GGCACGTGGCCATGGCCGCACACAGGTGTCCAAAAATTCGCGAGAAAGCCTTTTGCCGAACCTGACTCAGAGGTACAGCGACGACTTCCAGAGAAACATCACCAACCTGATGCCCAAAACCTCGCGGATCGTAGCGAGTCAGCAGAGTCGGCGGAGCATCCTCGGGTCGCCCGTGGCATTGCAGACAGGACTGCTCAAAACGTTTCGGCACTGCATTGACCAGGTATTCTTCGCCACCCTCGAAGAATTTAAGTCGGCCAGACCAGGAACGGGCTTTCGGATTCTCCGTGAAATATTGAATCAGTTTTTCTTCAGCCGGAGTCGGCCGATTGGCTGGATTGAGCGGTCGATCCACCGGAAACCGCACAATGTACCCCATCTCTAAAAGTTGAGCGTGTTCGAAGACCCGCCGCACACTGGCAGAGGTGGACATCAACTCCGGCGTCAACTCGTGGGGTGAAATGTGTTTAAACAATTCGGGGCGAACGTGCTGGGCGAAAAAGTCTCGCAGGGCTGTGTTGAACTGCCTGGTGAGGTGGATTTTTTCCTGGGCTTGCTCCAGGATCTGCTGCTCAGTCCATCGATACGTTCCCCAGGCCGTCACCCCGAGAAACAGGACTGCCAGAAGGATCACAGCGAGGAAAAATTGGCGCGGAGCCGCTGGCGAATATACCATCGTTTCAGCGGAGCATTGGACTCGCCGGATCAAGAACGAGCACCACTGGAAACCTCTCGCGAGGAGGCCAAGTACAATAACAAATGCGAGGAAAATCGAGCTCGGCACGAGCGCGCGGAACACGACGCGTTGATACCAGTGAGCGCTCTGAACATCCACGCCCAGAACGGCGATGACTTTTTGACTTTCCGGGGACACAATTGGGACGAATGCAGAAACCCAGGTTCCCCAGCGGTCCGGAAGAGGGCCTTCGGTAGCGGCTTGAGAGGTAGAAAAAACACCCTTCAACGTTTGTGAGGCTTCCGCGTAGTCGTCCCCCGGCAGGGAAGCTGCGGGACTATCGTCGGGTTCACTGTCACCATAAAAAAACACGCGGCTGTCCGACTTTTGACCCATCAGGTAGGCGAATCGGCAATCCCGCACACTGCCGCGAACCTCGTCAAGCCATTTTTTGAGTTTCCAATAGGCTTCCTTTGACAGATCACGGGGATTACCCTCAAACTCCCGGAGCGCGTCCATGGGGAAGGTGGCTGCCTGGTTCCGCACATCCTGGAGTAATTCTTCACGCAGCGATCGGTCCGTCCAGAAAAAAATAATTCCGCACCCTACCAAAAAGATAGTGACAAGGCCGCTCAGAATTACAAAGCATCGTGCTCCCATAAGCACCCTTCGCTCTCGCATTGCCCTCGCTTATCCGATTTGTCTCGTATCTTTCCGCTCATTCTCATGGGTGCGGCTCAAGGGGGCGTTCAGCGGTTCTAGCCAAGTATAGGACACAACTGGGGGGACTACCGGTAGCTGCCGAGAAAAATTCCTTGGTCCTCACACGAGGAAGAATGCACCGGTTGTTCAAAAAATGCACGCAGTAACGCCTTTGGCGGACATCGTGTTGAAAGTTGAAAGGACAGACTCCGCGTCCTGTGTCAGCGGTATTTTCACAAACCGCGGGGAGTCATCCCGTGATTGCGCGGGGCATCCGTCCGTGTGAAGCCTGTCCACCCGAGCTGGCTTTGGACCACTCAACACGGTAACGCTCATTTGGGAATTCTCCTTGGGCTGCATAAAATTGCGCAAAGGAATGTGCTGGGCCGCCGGCGTTTGGCAAGGCATTAACCGCATGAACTCTTTTGCAAAGGAAAACCTCCCATGGCGCGGGAAATTCGCCTGGAAGTTCGCGGCATGCACTGTGCCGGATGTGTTGCCCGCGTGGAAAAAGCCCTGCGATCAGTACCAGGGGTGGATGATGTGCACGTGAATCTCGTGACACAACGGGCGGTGGTGCATACCTCGAGCGATTCGGTGGAGACTCAGCCACTTGTTCAGGCTGTGGCGGCCGCCGGATACGAAGCCGTTCCCTTGGAAGAGTCGTCAGAAGAGGCGGAGGGCGAAGAGTCTGCTCCGTCATTGCCCTGGTCCCGCGAAGCAGAAGAACAAAAGACGCGTCTCCGGCAACTCGCGGTAGGGTGCGTGGGGTTGATTGTGATCCTCGCCACCATGCTTGTTCCCGGTGCGATGACGGCACTGTCGGCCTGGCCGGCAATTATTGCGGCCACGGTCGTTCAATTCTACCTGGGCACGGTGTACGCATCTTCCGCATGGAAACAATTGCGGCACGGTGGCGTGAGCATGGATACACTCATTGCCGCGGGGACCTGGACGGCATACCTCGCAGGGATGGGAGAAGCCCTGGGTGGTTGGTCCCTTGCTGGCCATGCCGCGGCTGGTTCCCATCCCGGCAGCACCATCCTCCTGCCCGCCGTGCCAATGTACCTCAGCGATGCCGCGATGATTCTCACCTTCATCACGTTGGGAAAGTATTTGGAAGTGCGGGCAAGGTTTCGGGCATCGCTGGCCATTCGACGACTGATGGATCTTTCTCCGTCTTTTGCGCGCGTCATCTCCGGCCAAACTGTTCAGGAGGTGCCCGTCCGGAGGGTCCGGGTGGGCGATTACATCAGGGTCTTGCCCGGTGAAAAAATCCCCCTCGACGGCCTCATTACAGAGGGTGAAAGTGAGATCGATGAATCGTGGCTTACGGGTGAGCCTGTGCCAGTGCCGCGGACTGTCGGTCAGGAAGTCTTCGCAGGGACGCTGAATCTCACCCGACCGATAACTATTCGCGTGACCAAGCCCGCCAGACAAACGCTTCTTGCCCAGGTGGTTCGCTTGGTGGAACACGCTCAAGAAACCCGGCCGCGTCTGGGACGTTTGGCAGACCGGGTAGTAGCCTGGTTTGTGCCGGGAGTGTTGGTCATCGCAACCGCGACGTTTGTGGTTTGGGGACTCGTCCTGGAACAGTGGGGGATGGCCCTCAGCGCGACGGTGGCCGTCCTGGTGGTGGCCTGTCCATGCGCCCTCGGCCTTGCCACACCCACGGCGATTGTGGTGGCAAGCGGTCGGGCAGCCTCACGCGGTATCCTCGTGCGCGATGCTCAGGCGTTAGAGTCAGCCGCCTTTGTGGATACTGTCGTTCTGGACAAAACGGGCACGGTCACCGTGGGGAGCCCCCAGCTCGTGAGACTTCGCCCTGCTTTCGGCCATACCGAAGACGAATTGTTGCAGGTGGCGGCCACGGCCGAACAGTTGAGCCTCCATCCCGTTGCCCGCGCTGTTCTCGAAGAGGCACGTGGGCGGGGACTCACATTTCCGACGGCCCGATCGATTGAGGTGTTGCCCGGCCAGGGCATCCGGGTGGAAAGTGATGGGCATACCATCGTCATTCAATCGGCAGACTCGGCCGATCAGTTGGCAGAAAACTTGGTCGGAACTTTTGGGCAACGGACCGACCAACATGGTGTTGAGGGAAAAACAGCCACGGAAGTTAAACAGGAAGTCTCCGCCGTGGCCACCGGCTCGCGAATTGTGGTCGCTGTCGTCCAGGATGGCGAGCTTTTCGGGATTCTCGAATTTGCCGACCTGCCGGCTGAGGAAAGTCGCGAGGCCATCGCAGCGTTGCAGGGGATGGGGCTACGGATCATCATGCTGACCGGCGACCGTGAGGAAACAGCCCGTGCGGTGGCTGAACAGTTGGGAATCAGGGATTTTGAGGCGGGGTTAACACCGTCCCAGAAACACGAGAGAATTCGGCAACTTCGGCAAGCCGGCCGTTGTGTGGCGATGGTGGGGGACGGCATCAATGACGCGGCGGCACTGGCCGAGGCGGATGTGGGAATCGCCCTGAGCCACGGTGCCGACATTGCCAAGGAGGCGGCCGCCATTGTTCTCATCCACCGGGGATTACTGGCGGTGGTGGATGTGCTGCAACTCGGCCGGGCGACGGTGAGGACCATTCGTCGCAATCTGTTCTGGGCCTTCGCTTACAACGCGGTGCTCATTCCCCTGGCCGCCGGAGTAATCTACCCTTGGACAGGGATTCTCATTCCGCCGGCAGCGGCGGCCGCCGCGATGGCCGCTAGTTCCGTTTCCGTCGTCCTGAGCAGCCTGATGCTCGGCCGATCAATCACCCGTCG
This is a stretch of genomic DNA from Thermogutta terrifontis. It encodes these proteins:
- a CDS encoding heavy metal translocating P-type ATPase codes for the protein MAREIRLEVRGMHCAGCVARVEKALRSVPGVDDVHVNLVTQRAVVHTSSDSVETQPLVQAVAAAGYEAVPLEESSEEAEGEESAPSLPWSREAEEQKTRLRQLAVGCVGLIVILATMLVPGAMTALSAWPAIIAATVVQFYLGTVYASSAWKQLRHGGVSMDTLIAAGTWTAYLAGMGEALGGWSLAGHAAAGSHPGSTILLPAVPMYLSDAAMILTFITLGKYLEVRARFRASLAIRRLMDLSPSFARVISGQTVQEVPVRRVRVGDYIRVLPGEKIPLDGLITEGESEIDESWLTGEPVPVPRTVGQEVFAGTLNLTRPITIRVTKPARQTLLAQVVRLVEHAQETRPRLGRLADRVVAWFVPGVLVIATATFVVWGLVLEQWGMALSATVAVLVVACPCALGLATPTAIVVASGRAASRGILVRDAQALESAAFVDTVVLDKTGTVTVGSPQLVRLRPAFGHTEDELLQVAATAEQLSLHPVARAVLEEARGRGLTFPTARSIEVLPGQGIRVESDGHTIVIQSADSADQLAENLVGTFGQRTDQHGVEGKTATEVKQEVSAVATGSRIVVAVVQDGELFGILEFADLPAEESREAIAALQGMGLRIIMLTGDREETARAVAEQLGIRDFEAGLTPSQKHERIRQLRQAGRCVAMVGDGINDAAALAEADVGIALSHGADIAKEAAAIVLIHRGLLAVVDVLQLGRATVRTIRRNLFWAFAYNAVLIPLAAGVIYPWTGILIPPAAAAAAMAASSVSVVLSSLMLGRSITRR